In Helianthus annuus cultivar XRQ/B chromosome 8, HanXRQr2.0-SUNRISE, whole genome shotgun sequence, a single genomic region encodes these proteins:
- the LOC110872521 gene encoding zinc finger CCCH domain-containing protein 11, producing MPPKQSKSEIAKKQKVVEDKTFGLKNKNKSKNVQKYVQSLQQNVVPKPDASKLAAKKKKEEEKAREKELNDLFKIAVVQPKVPVGVDPKSILCEFFKAGQCAKGFKCKFSHDLNVQRKGEKIDIFSDKRDEGTMEDWDLETLEKVVESKGKEYNQNKPTDIVCKHFLDAVEKKQYGWFWVCPNGNKECHYRHALPPGYILKSQMKALLEEEANKLAIEDEIEDQRSKVKTTTPMTTDLFMNWKKKKVDEKEAGLAAQRAERAKNDRMSGRELFLSDASVFVDDAEAYEKYNREEELDDTAQKAQENSSTSGPSASTSVAAVSEDGNSEIDDDDDLDMDELNELEASLSKTSIQIKEPVK from the exons ATGCCTCCGAAACAATCGAAATCGGAGATAGCAAAGAAGCAGAAAGTAGTTGAAGACAAAACATTTGGGCTTAAGAACAAGAACAAGAGCAAAAATGTTCAGAAATATGTGCAGTCACTTCAACAGAATGTTGTCCCCAAACCTGATGCTTCCAAACTCGCTGCAAAg AAAAAGAAGGAAGAAGAGAAAGCCAGAGAGAAGGAGTTGAATGACTTGTTTAAGATTGCTGTTGTTCAACCCAAAGTACCTGTTG GGGTGGATCCGAAGTCTATATTGTGCGAGTTTTTCAAGGCTGGTCAATGTGCGAAAGGTTTCAAATGCAAGTTTTCTCATGACTTGAATGTACAGAGGAAGGGTGAGAAGATTGACATTTTCAGTGATAAGCGTGATGAAG GAACAATGGAGGACTGGGATTTGGAGACGTTGGAAAAAGTTGTGGAATCAAAAGGAAAAGAGTACAACCAGAATAAACCAACCGACATC GTTTGCAAACACTTCCTCGATGCAGTGGAGAAAAAGCAATATGGTTGGTTCTGGGTATGTCCAAACGGTAATAAAGAGTGTCATTACAGACACGCTCTCCCTCCCGGATACATCTTGAAATCCCAAATGAAAGCTCTTTTAGAAGAAGAGGCTAATAAGCTAGCTATCGAGGATGAGATTGAGGATCAG CGTTCTAAAGTAAAAACAACAACTCCTATGACTACCGATCTCTTTATGAATTGGAAAAAGAAGAAGGTGGATGAAAAAGAAGCTGGCTTGGCGGCTCAAAGAGCCGAGAGGGCTAAGAATGACCGGATGAG TGGGCGGGAGTTGTTTCTTTCCGATGCTAGTGTGTTTGTGGATGATGCTGAGGCATATGAGAAGTACAACAGAGAAGAAGAACTTGATGATACCGCCCAAAAG GCACAAGAGAATTCGTCCACAAGTGGGCCAAGTGCATCAACAAGTGTGGCTGCTGTTTCCGAAGATGGTAACTCTGAgatcgatgacgatgacgatCTAGATATGGACGAACTGAATGAACTTGAAGCAAGCTTGTCAAAAACATCTATTCAAATCAAAGAGCCTGTAAAGTAA
- the LOC110870986 gene encoding protein NRT1/ PTR FAMILY 5.5, which produces MNINGGFRAKMEHYMYSGEKKHVMAGMAIIGVIFGIPWYLMNRVLIWADLLAAFAMYVMMTYLTNVWNLITTHAAGMINIWNGITPALAIGFAFIVNAFMGDFYMLIISSISYSVGLGLLTMSTPAIF; this is translated from the exons ATGAACATCAATGGCGGATTTAGGGCTAAAATGGAGCACTACATGTACAGCGGCGAGAAGAAGCATGTCATGGCCGGTATGGCGATCATCGGCGTCATCTTCGGTATCCCATGGTACCTCATGAACCGAG TTCTGATATGGGCGGACCTGTTAGCTGCATTTGCAATGTATGTGATGATGACTTACTTAACAAATGTTTGGAACCTAATCACTACACATGCTGCTGGTATGATCAACATTTGGAATGGAATCACACCGGCTTTGGCCATTGGGTTTGCGTTCATTGTCAATGCCTTCATGGGCGACTTCTATATGCTCATAATCTCGAGCATTTCCTACAGTGTC GGATTGGGATTACTGACCATGTCAACACCAGCTATTTTTTGA